A single Xylanimonas cellulosilytica DSM 15894 DNA region contains:
- the purH gene encoding bifunctional phosphoribosylaminoimidazolecarboxamide formyltransferase/IMP cyclohydrolase, translating to MSGTEKVHSTAPDVQLADDARRPVRRALLSVFDKTGLVELAAALHTAGVELVSTGSTASTIADAGLPVTRVEDLTGFPECLEGRVKTLHPRVHAGILADSRKADHLRQLDELGIAAFELVVVNLYPFAATLATGADENTMVEQIDIGGPSMVRAAAKNHPSVAVVVDPARYDAVIEAVQTGGFTYAQRKALAAAAFVHTATYDVHVASWMSSAVAPSDVVDGVSTGFPEWIGGTWDRGDVLRYGENPHQRAALYTHGHGPAGLAQATQLHGKAMSYNNYVDADAAWRAAWDHEGPAVAIIKHANPCGIAVGANIAEAHRRAHATDPVSAYGGVIAANGVITREAAEQIAPVFTEVVVATGFEPAALEILQAKKNLRLLVAAAPARGGVESRPISGGLLVQERDVFQADGDDPASWTLATGEAASPEVLADLAFAWKAVRAAKSNAILLAADGAAVGIGMGQVNRVDSCRLAVERANTLAGDAERARGAVAASDAFFPFADGLQVLLDAGVRAVVQPGGSIRDEEVVAAAAAAGVTMYLTGTRHFAH from the coding sequence ATGTCCGGCACCGAAAAGGTCCACTCCACCGCCCCCGACGTCCAGCTCGCCGACGACGCCCGCCGCCCCGTGCGCCGCGCGCTGCTCTCCGTCTTCGACAAGACCGGCCTGGTCGAGCTCGCCGCCGCGCTGCACACCGCCGGCGTCGAGCTCGTCTCCACCGGCTCGACGGCGTCCACCATCGCCGACGCCGGCCTGCCCGTGACCCGCGTCGAGGACCTCACCGGGTTCCCCGAGTGCCTCGAAGGGCGCGTCAAGACGCTGCACCCGCGCGTGCACGCCGGCATCCTCGCCGACTCCCGCAAGGCCGACCACCTGCGCCAGCTCGACGAGCTGGGGATCGCGGCGTTCGAGCTCGTCGTCGTCAACCTCTACCCGTTCGCCGCCACCCTGGCCACGGGCGCCGACGAGAACACGATGGTCGAGCAGATCGACATCGGCGGGCCCTCCATGGTCCGCGCCGCCGCGAAGAACCACCCGTCCGTCGCCGTCGTCGTCGACCCGGCGCGCTACGACGCCGTGATCGAGGCCGTGCAGACCGGCGGGTTCACCTACGCGCAGCGCAAGGCGCTCGCAGCCGCCGCGTTCGTGCACACGGCCACCTACGACGTGCACGTCGCGTCCTGGATGTCCTCCGCCGTCGCGCCGTCCGACGTCGTCGACGGGGTCTCGACCGGGTTCCCCGAGTGGATCGGCGGCACCTGGGACCGCGGCGACGTGCTGCGCTACGGCGAGAACCCGCACCAGCGGGCCGCGCTGTACACCCACGGCCACGGTCCGGCCGGGCTGGCCCAGGCCACGCAGCTGCACGGCAAGGCCATGAGCTACAACAACTACGTCGACGCCGACGCCGCGTGGCGCGCCGCCTGGGACCACGAGGGCCCCGCCGTCGCGATCATCAAGCACGCCAACCCGTGCGGCATCGCCGTCGGCGCGAACATCGCCGAGGCGCACCGTCGGGCGCACGCCACCGACCCCGTGTCCGCCTACGGCGGCGTCATCGCCGCGAACGGCGTGATCACCCGCGAGGCCGCCGAGCAGATCGCCCCCGTGTTCACCGAGGTGGTCGTGGCCACGGGCTTCGAGCCCGCGGCCCTCGAGATCCTGCAGGCCAAGAAAAACCTCCGTTTGCTCGTGGCGGCCGCCCCCGCGCGCGGCGGCGTCGAGTCCCGGCCCATCTCGGGCGGGCTGCTGGTCCAGGAGCGCGACGTGTTCCAGGCCGACGGCGACGACCCGGCCTCGTGGACCCTCGCCACCGGGGAGGCCGCCTCGCCCGAGGTGCTCGCCGACCTCGCCTTCGCGTGGAAGGCCGTGCGCGCCGCCAAGTCCAACGCGATCCTGCTCGCCGCGGACGGCGCCGCCGTCGGCATCGGCATGGGCCAGGTCAACCGCGTCGACTCGTGCCGCCTCGCCGTCGAGCGGGCCAACACCCTCGCCGGGGACGCCGAGCGCGCCCGCGGTGCCGTCGCGGCGTCGGACGCGTTCTTCCCGTTCGCGGACGGCCTGCAGGTGCTGCTCGACGCCGGCGTCCGCGCCGTCGTGCAGCCGGGCGGCTCGATCCGTGACGAGGAGGTCGTCGCCGCCGCTGCCGCCGCAGGCGTGACGATGTACCTGACGGGCACCCGCCACTTCGCCCACTGA